The Bacteroidota bacterium genome includes the window TATTAACAGCAGCGTTGGAGCCATGCAGTTGATTAGTGAACTCAACCAACTTGATGTTACTCCCAATCCTGCCGGCTCTGAATTTACAATTGTGCTTCACAATTTAAAAACAGCTTCCACCATACGAATTACCGACATTAGTGGCAAACTTGTGTATCAATCAGAAGCGCTTCCTGTATCACTAAATAACGGATTGCAAATTCAAAACAACTTTGAGGACGGCTTATATTTTATTGAGGTACAAAACGAGAATCGTTCCTTATTTCAAAAAATTGTTCTGCATAAATAACTTGCTTTTTTGATTATTGTTTGCTTGTACAGCGGTTTGTTTAATCTTTATAAGAGGTAAAAAAGCGCCAGAATCTGCATTAATAGATGTTTGAGCTTGGAAAGAGAGTGTTGTGTTATGGCCTTCATTTTTTCTATTATTAGATCAATTAACATTTCAAAATAAGGCATATCTATGACCACAGAGCCTGTATTTCAAATCGATTTTCTAATTCTATACACTTATTATTGGAGACAAAAAAAGGCAGAACCGTGTGGTTCTGCCTTTTAAATTTAAAAACTCGTTGTGTTATTTGGCCAATACTGTGTTTACCACTGTTGGTTTTCCTGTTGCAGGAACTTCCCACAATACTCCAATTACTTTTAAGTTAGCCTTGTTCCAAGCACTGTTTAAAGCAATTGTAAAAGTGTTATCGAAACGCTTGTTGGCTTCAATAGCAGCTGTTGTGTTAATTTTAACACCTTTGTAAGTTGCTGCATTTCCTGCTCTTAATAGGTTTCTGTGTACATAGTTGGTGTTGGTGATTGTACCAGATGCTGTAGAAACCTTTTGAGAAGCAATAATTTTATCTTCAACAACATAAACAGCTAAATGGTATGCTTTACCTGCTGGTTGTGCTTGATAAAACAACACTTTGCTGCTAATATTCATATTGCTTCCGTCAATACTTTTTTGAAGGTTAATACCCGCAAGTACTGTTTGGTTAGCAAATGCATTTGCTTTGTTTTTTACAGAATTGTAGTTTGATGCAGTACTTGCAGCAACACCACCTCCTGCATAAAGACCTGTACCATTTACATAAAAGTCAGGAACTCCGGTTACTTGATAGTCGCTCATAAATGCTGCACTAAGGCTACTGTTCATAGATGCTGGTGAAGACGATTCATAAACTTTCATAGCGGTTATTACACTGTTCTCCATATAAAGGCAAGAGTCGAATGATGGTCCACCATAAGCACCGCAAGGAGGGCACCAGGTTTCAGAAAAGTCAAGTAGAATTGCACGGTTTTTTTGTTCAATGTATTGGCAGGTTCCATCGTCTTGTGTGGCATCTGCTTTATAATTTAAGCTGTTGGGGTCGGTACAGCCAAGTATTGGGTCTGCGACAACTATTTCGTTGTCAATCGTTTTCTTGCAACCAAGCACGGCGATTGAACCAATTGCTAAAAGAAGGATAATTTTTTTCATTGAGATTTCGGGTTTTAAATATTGTTAATTATTCAAAATAAAGCATTTGACTCGAATATTCAAAATTATTCGTCTTTTTTGATACGATTTCTTAAAACTACTTATTCCCTTAAACGGAGATTTGTTTACAGCAAATTTAGCCGGCTCATTAGTTCTTCCTTGTGGGAGTCGCCAATTGGTATGGGTTTTTTCTCGTGTTCAATAATGAGATAGGGTTGTTCTATGCTGATAATTTTGTCGATTCGTACAATAAACGAACGATGCACCCTTACAAACTCCTTTGCGGGTAATTTTGCTTCAATATCTTTCATTGTCGAATGTATTGTAAATCGCCCGTTTAGGGTATTTACAATTACGTAGTCTTTCAACGCTTCAACATAATAAACATCTTTGGTTTGTACCTTCAACAGCTTTGAGTTTGATTTAATAAAAAGCATGTTAGGTGTGTTGTCTTGCCCTTCAACCAACGAGTATAAAAAGTCCCTTTCCTTTTTCAAATCAATTGCCTTTTGATGTTTGTACAAGGCCATTTCTATGTTTGAATGCAGGTCTATTTCTTTAAATGGCTTAATAATATAGCCATATGGTTCTGATATTTTTGCCTTGCTTAATGTGCTTTCGTCAGCATATGCTGTTAAAAAAATAACCGGTATATTGCTTTTTTCATGTATGATATTTGCCGCATCAATCCCGCTCATTTCGCCCTTTAGCATAATGTCCATCAAAACAAGGTCTGGTTTTTTTTCCTCAGCAATTATTACTGCAGCCTCTCCACTACTTGCTGTTTCAATGACGTTGTAGCCCAGTTTTTTTAAGCTTTGTGCTATATCCTTAGCAACAATGCTCTCATCTTCAACAATCAATATATTAGTTTTTGACATCGCTGGTTTTTTTAATTATTCCTGACTTAAAAGTGACTGTAAATTTAGTACCTATTTTGTTCTCACAAAATATTTCCCCGTTTATTTGTTCAACCAAACTTGTAACGAGTTGTAAACCTAGCGAGTCTGAATTTCTGAAATCAAAATTCTCTGGTAGGCCCACCCCATTATCACTAACGGTTAAAAGTATTGCTGTTGGTGTTTCTTTTAAGCGCACCCAAACCTCTCCTTTACGGTTTTGAGGAAAAGCATACTTCAGGGCATTCGACACTAATTCGTTTACAATTAAACCACAAGGTATGGAAGTATCTAAATTTAGCAGAATGCTGTCAACGTCGTGTTTTAATTCAACCAGCCCGCTGTAAATTCGGTATGAGTGAATCAGGTTTTGTGTTAGGGTAATGATATACTCTGAAAAGTTTATGCTTGAGAATGCCGAAGTTTGATAAAGCGCCTCGTGTATAAACGACATCGACTTAATGCGATTTTGCAACTCGCGCATCATTTCGAGGGTGTATTTATCTTTGATGTAATTCGACTGCAGGTTAATAATGCTCGATATTACCTGCAGGTTGTTTTTCACCCTGTGGTGTACTTCTTTTAAAAGAACCTCCTTTTCCTGCAAGGATTCTTTCATTTGTTTTTCAGCCAACTTCTTTTCGGTGATGTCGTGTGCTATTCCCGATATTTCACCTATTTCGGTTTCGTTTTTATAAATAGGATTTAAAAATATTTCGCGAATTACCAGTTTGCCATTTTTGTCTATTAGCTGTGTTTCAAACTGCTGGGGAATCCCCTTAAAAGCCTCGTTGTATTTCTTGTCCCAAAACTCATGGTACTCGTCGGTTGCAAATTTTATCTTCGGTCCGTCCTTTATATCTGGAATTTGCGCTGAAACACCATACATACTATACAGGGCGTCGGAATAGTTTTTATTAAAAGAAGTGAGCGAAATGTTTTTATCAACCGACCAAATCAAGTGAGAACTACTATCAAATATTGCATTAATTTTTGCCGCCTGCTCATTGATTTTTTCTTGAATTTTTTTCTTTTCCGTAATATCTTCGCAAATGCTAATAACGTATTCGGGAGCACCATTGGCACTTGCCACAACCGACGTGGTAATGTTACAAAACACGGTATCTCCGTTCTTTTTAATATACTTTCTTTCTCCCCTATAATTACTCAAACTGCCATTAACTAAGTTTGCAAAAATTTGCTGCTTTTCCCCTTTTTCTTCATCTAAAGAAACATCAAAAACACTTTTGCGAACCAATTCTTCTTCGGTATATCCAAGCATTTCACACATGCGTTGATTCGCTTGTATATAAGTTCCTTTTAAATCAATTCGGGCTATACCCAAAAAGGCCTGATCGTATATTGAACGGTAGCGTTCTTCACTTAGACGCATTTTTTCTTCAGCCATTTTTTGCTCAGTAATGTCCCTAAAAATTCCACGAGAGGCTATTACCTGGCCATCTTTATTTCGCTTTGCGCTGATATTCCCATCCACAACAAGTACTTTGCCCGTGCGGGTTACAAACGAAAACTGCGTGCTTTCAACTTTTTCTCCCAAGAACACCTGCTTCATAGTCTTCTCACAGTGCTCCAAAGAGCCGGGATGTATAAACGCTACAATGTTTTTGTCGTTTACTTCTTGGTCTGAATATTCCAGCGCTTCTTTCCAAGCAGAGTTCACATATAAAATTTTTCCTTCCGAGCTTACACTTTGTATAAGCTCTGTGGTGTTTTCAAACAAATCGCGGTAAAGCTCTTCACTTTGTCGCAACTTTTCTTGTGCTTTGTGAACCTCAGTAACATCTCTCGAAACACCCACAAATCCTATAAGTTCACCCTCTTCGCTAAATATTTTAGACGCGGTTAAAAAGGAGGTAAAAAGTTCGCCACTTTTTTTCTTATTCAGAATTTCACCGGTAAACAATCCTATCGAATTAATCTGAAAGGTAACCTTATCATACTCTCCATTGTTTGCGTAAAGCATAGATACCGGCTTTCCTATTACCTCAAAGCTTGCAAAACCAAAAGTAATTTGTGCTGCATTGTTAAATTCGGTAATTAAACTGTTTTCGTCTGATGCAATTATCATGTCCAATGATGAATTGATAATGTTTTTAATATACTTTTCAGACTCCTGTAATTCCCTTTGTGCTTTAATGCGCTCTGCCACCTCTTTGTGCAATACCACATTGCTTTCTTCAACTATTTGTGCGCGCAAACGCTCTCGCTCAACCTGTTTCTTTTCCGAAAGATTATGAACCACCAGTTGCACCGCTGGTTTTCCTCTAAACTGTATGGGAATTGATTTTGCTTCTATTTCAAAACGTTTTCCCTTAATGTTAACAATTTCATATTCTTCAAAATCGGCAATGTTTCCTTCTTTTACCCTAGCCATGCGCTCCTTTACTGCTACGTGATATTCGGGTAGTAAAAAGTTAAAAAAGGTCTTTCCGTCAATTTCTGAAAGGTTAGAAATTCCTAACAATTCTAGCCCGGTAGGATTGGCAAATATTACTGTGCCATCAATGTGTATAAATACCCCGTCGGGAGAATTCTCGAATAGCATTTTATACCCAAGCTCACTTTCCTCAAGCTCTCTTTCAAGTTGTTTTCTTTCTGTTACATCTCGCGAAATACCCTCAACGGCAATCCATTCGCGTCGCTCATTAAAAATAAACTTTACTACTGTTTCTATCCAAATCTTTTCTCCATCCTTTCGGGTTAATCCCGCCAGTGTAGGCTTGTGCTGCAATTCATAAACAAGTCGACGTTCATTGTCGAAATCGTTGGCTATTTTTAAAATTGTTGCCGCTTCTTCCTCTCCTATTATTCTCAAAATCAATAGTGGGTCAGCGTAAAAATCTTGTGGTGTGTATCCTGTTTTATCGCTAACCACCGGACTCACATAAGAAAAATGGGGATGTGGTCCAAGCTCAAAACGAAACACTATATCGGCAGCATTTTCAGCCAGCATTCGAAAGCTCTCTTCGCTCTTTTTTAAACTTCGTTCTACCTGTTTTTTTTCGGTAATATCGTTTATTATGGAGAGGTTAAACTGCACATTGTTGACCAACATTTTTCCTCTACTCACCTCAACATCTACAATACTTCCATCCTTTTTAACATGTTTCCAAACTCCCGAGAAATACATGTTTGAAGTGGCTTCGCTTTCGGATTTGTTGCTTAAAAAATCTACTGTTTCTACCTTGTTTTCTTTGGGCCGAATATCTAACAACGACATGCTTAAAAACTCTTCTTTACTGTAGCCGTAGTGCAGAATTGCTGCTTTGTTAACATTCACAAACTTTAGCGATTTTCGCTCCGAAATCCACATTGGCAATGGATTGTTTTCAAAAAGTAGCCGGTATTGTTCCTCGCTTTCTCGCAATTTTGTTTCATTTTGAGTGCGCTCGGTAATGTCGCGAATAATCGCTTGAACAATTTCATCTTCATCGTACACAAACCCCGAAAGGCTCACCTCTGCATCAAATTGTTCGCCGTTGCTTTTGCTATATTTCCAATAAAAAAGTTGGGGTTCGCCGTTGAGTGCTAACTTTCTTTTTAACCAATTCCCATCCTTTGAGTTCGCACCGTCCGGCTGTGTTTCGGGTGATAAAATGCGCGGATCTTCTCCTAGTAGCTTTTCTTCAGAATAATTAAAGAGCTCTAAGAGTCGGTCATTCGTTTCTGAAATAATTCCATTTTTAACAATTAAAATAGCATCGTTGCTTTTTGAAAACAAGGAACGGTATTTCTCTTCTTCCAGCTTTTGTCTTTGCTCTTTAATTCGTCTGTTTATGAGCAACACAAAAACCGAAATCAATGTAATAACATTAAATACAAAGAGTACTATCAGCAATAGGTCGTCCATTATTTATCTTCTTCAGTTACAAGTTTAATTCCATCGATTTTTATTTCTGAATCGTTTTTGTAATTGATAATTGTCTCTAATACGCCGTCGTAGTTATAATATTTCCAATTGTCCTCTTTGCGACCAACAGCAAAGGTTCCTTCTTCACGCACCTTTCCGTTGTCGAAATAATAGCTGTGTTTTCCGTCAGGGTTGCCATCAATGTACTTTCCTTCAAAGGCAAGTTTTCCATTTAAAAAGTGAGTTTTCCACTCTCCGTCTTTTTGACCATTTTTATAGTTTCCCTCTTCGCGCACATCTCCGTCTTCGCTTTGCCATTTGCCCTCCTTTTCGCCGTCTACATATGCTCCTTGTGTGATAACTCGGCCACTGTCGTTGTATTCGGTCATGGTGCCTTCTTCCATCCCATTTATAAATGTTTCTTCCCTAAGCAAATTGCCACTTTCATAAAACCAAAGCCATTTACCGCTTGGCTTTGCGCCTTTTAAAAACTTACCTTTTTGTTCAACTTTTCCATTTTGATGATAAAAAACCCAGTCGCCATTCCTTCTTCCATCAATATATTCGCCTTCGGCTCTAAGTTCTCCACTAACATAAAACTCTTTCCACTTTCCTTGCTGGTAGCCCTTTTCGTCGTATATTCCCTCTCCAACTAATTCACCGTCTTTATAGACTTTGGAATTAATAATAGCCCCCTCTTCGCTGTAATATCGGGTTACTCCTTCAGCAACCCCGTCTTTAAAAGTTCCTGAAGATTTAAGTTTCCCGTTTTCAAAAAAATCGTTCCGAACATCCAGTTTCACTAGTTCGGCGACATTTTTTTTGAGGACTCCGTATTCGTACTTTTCTGTTTTAATTAAATTTCCATCAAGCCCATATTCTTTATAATAGCCATCAAGTTTGTCGTCGGTATACTTGCATTCGGTGTGCAATAGGTTGTTCGAATAAAATGTCTTCCAAATTCCTTGTTTGTTGCCGAACTTGTCTTTACGGTTTATTTTTTCTTCACGAGTTACATATCCATTTTTGTAAATAGTAATGGTTTGTATCAGGCTGTCTTTTGAGAATTCTCTCCCCTCTCCTTCTTCTTTTCCCTTGCTAAATGGAATTTCTTTGTGTTTGAATCCATCTTTAAAATAATAGGAAAGTCCCTCTTTCACATCGTTTTTGTATGCCTCCTCCGACAGTAATTTTTGCGTTTCTGATGAGTATGTTTTTTTAGTTCCGTTTTTCTTTCCGTCAAGATAATTAAATTCCGATACCAGTGCTCCTTCCTGTGAGTAAAACTTCCAAATGCTGTCTAACTGAAAGTTTTTTCTGTTTCCTTCCGATTTTAAAATCCCGTTTTCATAATAGGTCTTCCAATAGCCGTCGGGCTTGCCATTTAACATAGTTCCTTCGCTGGAAACTTTTCCGTTAGCGTGGTAAAATTTTGCCGGCCCGTTTTGCAAATTCTGCGCACCGTTTTCTTGTGCGTAGCACGCGGATTTTTTTTGAAAAATTAGGTTCCCCGTGCACACTATAAGACAGGATATGAACAGCTTATTAACTTGCATTTTCACCTTCCTATACTGATTCATACGCTTCATTTTTTTATTCTTCATTAATTACTATCCTATTAACAACTTGCTCCTACAATCCTAATTTTTCCGATATTTCTAACATTCTGTGAATAGATCCTTCGGCCTTTTTAATCAAGGTTTCATCCATATTTATTTCAGGCGTTTCATATTTTAAACAAGTATAAACTTTTTCAAGTGTGTTTAGTTTCATGTGTGGACAGTCGTTGCAAGCACAGGAATTATTGGGTGGAGCCGGAATAAAGGTCTTTTTTGGCGATGATTTTTGCATTTGATGAATTATTCCTGCTTCAGTTGCCACGATAAATTCTTGATGTGTTTGATTAATTGTGTACTTTAACAATGCAGTAGTACTACCAATAAAATCGGCAATTTCAAGTAATGATGCTTCACATTCGGGATGTGCAATTAATTTTGCTTCCGGATGAATAAGTTTTAATTTGAGAATTTTTTGAAGCGAAAAAATTTCATGAACCATACATGCACCATTCCATAGAAGCATGTTTCGGCCGGTTTTTTTATTGATATAATTTCCAAGATTTTTATCTGGAGCAAAAATAATTTTTTGACTTGTTGGTAAACTTTCAACAATTTGAACAGCATTGGTACTGGTGCAAACTATATCGGTTAGTGCTTTAATTTGTGCTGAACAATTTACATACGAAATCACCAAATGATCGGGATGCTGAGCCTTAAATTCCGAAAACGCTTCTGCCGTACAACTATCGGCTAAAGAGCAACCGGCTTTTAAATCGGGCAGCAAAACTTTTTTTGTGGGCGATAATATTTTTGCTGTTTCGGCCATAAAATGTACCCCTGCAAAAACTATAATAGCTGCTTTTGTTTTTGCTGCTTGTTGCGACAATCCTAAACTATCTCCAATATAATCTGCTATGTCTTGTATATCCGCATGTTGATAATAATGCGCTAAAATTACTGCGTTCTTTTCCTTTTTTAATTTCTCAATCTCAGCAAACAAATCCAAAGATACATCAACTTCTTTATCTAAAAATCCCTTTTTTATTACCTCTGCTGAATTCATAATATTAAACTATTTTTTAAAATTTAATTTTTTATTAATGTTATTAGCCTGTTAGTACTGTTATTATTTTTTTAAAGAAGTTGTTGTACTTATCACTTCTAAATTATTGCTAACATTTTTTTAACAGATTAACTGATTGATAATGTAGTATTGAGCTTATTTATACAGAATGTTAGTAACCTTTATTGCTAATAAATTTGTATACTTTTTAGTGTTAACCATTGTTCATTTTATGTGCGAAATTTAGCTGTAAATTTTTTTATAAACTTAACCAAACCTGAATTGTTTTGTTATACAAAATTAGTTTTGAAAAAAGCGGTAATTACTTATTAGCGAAAAATAAACAACTTTATAAAATACCAACAAATTTACTGTTGATTAGTATTATTTAAATCGCCCTATAAATCAGCAATTTATTTTTTTGCAAAACTAAGATTTGTTAATATGTTTTTACTACTTGCTGCAACGCCAACTATTGCGTAATCAAAAATTCTACTTTTGTTCAATCAAGTATAAAGGTATTAAAAATGAAAATAGCAATTGGTGCAGATCATGCAGGATATTACTTAAAAGAACAATTAATACCTGTATTACAACGATTAAATTTTGAAATAGTTGATGCAGGTACCCACTCAGCCGAAAGCGTAGATTATCCCGATTTTGCTCATCCGGTTGCTAAGTCAGTTGAAGAAAAGGAATGTACGTTCGGTATACTTATTTGTGGGAGTGGAAATGGTGTAAATATTACAGCCAATAAACACCAAGGTATTCGTTCTGCTTTATGTTGGAATGTTGAAATTTCGAAATTAGCACGACAGCATAACGATGCAAATATTATTGCTTTACCTGCACGTTATATTAGTTTTGAAGAAGCTTCCGAAATGGTCGAAGTATTTATTTCTACTCCTTTTGAAGGCGGTCGACACAGTAAGCGCGTTGATAAAATTTCGTGTTAAATAACAGAATGTCAACCATGAAAACCGAAAGTAAATTTTTTGAAGCAATTGAATCTATTGCATTTAATAAAGAACACAAAGCTTTGCTTCAGCAAAAATTAAGTACTTGTGTAAATCATACAACAATTGCTAAAGCTTTTTATTCAGACCTGGAACTTGCCAGGACAAGAGCGGCCTTTTTAAAAAGCAAAACCCTAGATAATTTAGATAAATATTTAATTGAGTTTGAAAGTAATTTTATAAAACGTGGAGCTAAGGTTATTTGGGCACAAGATAAAGATGAAGCAATAAAGGAAATAGCCAAATTAATTGAAAAAAAGTCAGCAAAAGTTATTGCAAAAAACAGGGCCCTTATTGCTGAAGAAATAGATATAGCAAATCAACTCCAAATTAATAATACTAAGTGCGTTGAAAGTGACATTGGAAATTATATACAAAAACTCGCTGGAGAAGTTAGTTATCACCCAATTTTTCCAACCCTACATCAAAGTCAAAAAAACATTGCCCAATTAATTAATAGTGAACTAACTTCCGAAAATTCAAGCAATTCGCGCGATATTGCGGCTTTAATTTGTTTAAAAATAAAGCAACAACTCAAAGAAGCTGAAATAGCGCTTATGGGAGTTAATTTTTTGATTGCAGATACTGGTTCAGCTGTAATTATTGAAAATGAAGCAAACTCAGCCCAACTTGCCTCGCTCACAAAAACCCAAGTGTTTTTAGCAGGAATTGAAGATATTATCCCTTCTATTAATGAACTGGATTTATTTATACACTTGTACGGTACATACAGCAATGGTAGTGCTTCATATCCTTATACGCACATTATTTCGGGACAAAAGCAAAACGACGAAACCACCGGACCCGATGATGTATATGTTGTTTTAATTGATAATGGAAGAAGCGATGTTTTAGCGCAAACAAATCAACGAAGTGCTTTAAGCTGTTTACGTTGTGGAGCTTGTTACAATGTTTGTCCGGTGTACAGAACAATTGGAGGACATGCGTATCAAACCGTTTACAATGGACCCATTGGCGCTGTTATAACACCCTTAATGCAAGGACGAGAAGAATATAAATATTTAAGCTATGCCACAGTAAGTTCCCAGGAACTAATAGCGGCATGCCCGGTAAAAATTGATTGTGCTAAATTAGTACAACACAACCGTACCGAATCTATTAAACTAGCACCTCCGGGTAAAACGGAAAAATTATCTATTTTCTTCTGGAAAACAGCCATGCTAAAACGAAGCAATATGGATAAAGGAGGAGCAAAATTAAAGAACTTTATGATGCGTCAATTCTATAAAAAGTCATGGGGCGATAGGCGCGAAATGCCCCAGGTAGCAACAAAATCTTTTAATCAGCTTTGGCGCGAAAGAAAAGGAATAAAATAAATTTAGGCTGATTCATTTTTTGCTTTGATGTTGAAACTATAAAAAAACCCAATCGAACAGATTGGGTTTTTTGTTGAGGTCTCGAGCGGATTTGAACCGCTGTACAAGGTTTTGCAGACCTCTGCCTAACCGCTCGGCCACGAGACCAATTATTTTTGAGCCTGCGAATTTAAAAATTAATATTGATATCGGCAGAGTAGGACTGAATAAATCGTATAAAAGCAAAAAATAATCAATAGTTAAGCTAGCTTAATTATCAATCAACACGGTAACTCGGTCTACATTGCCATTCATAGGAGGATTTAATTTTGAAACAGCAACAATTAATTTATCAATGGTTTTATAATGGCGCATAATGGCATCATAGATGCGCTTTCCAACATGCTCAAGCAATTTTGATCGAATCGCCATTTGCTTTTTTACAATATCGTAAATTACTACATAATCAATTGTTTTAGCAAGAATGTCGGTGGAGGAAGCAGCACTAAAATTATAATCAATTGTAATATCAACTGAATAGTTTGCACCAATTTTTGCTTCCTCTTCCATGCAGCCATGGTAGCAATAAAGTTTAATTCCTTCAATAACAATTTGTCCCATCTTATTTTTTTAATCCAGTTAATGCCGAATTCAATCGCGCCAATACTTCCGATTTTCCTAATAGTTCAACCATATCAAACAAAACCGGACCGCCTCCAACACCACTTAAACACACCCTAAATAATTGCATCACGGCACCTGGTGAAATTCCACACTTTTCAGCTGTTTCTTTAAATAGCTTTTCGGTTTCACTAGCACTAAAATCAGCACAAGCAGAAAATGCTTCATGAAGTGTTTTAATAAAACCTTCAGAGGCCTCATTCCAGCGTTTCTTAATTACTTCTTGGTCATACTCTGTTGGAGCAACAAAAAAGTACTTTCCCGACTCCCAAAACTCTTCAACAAAATGTGATTTTTCTTTCACTAATTTACATACCCCCTCCACATAAGGCGTGGTAAACTGCTGTGATGACAAGTTAACCGCCTCGAGATGTTTTTGTAAAAGCGGAGAAAATAAATTCGCCAACTCGCTATCGGTTTTTTGCGCAAATATTGTTGGTTAAACCACTTTGTTTTTTCAGGATCAAACTTCGCTCCCGATTTATTCACTCTTTCAAAACTGAACGCTTCAATTAATTCAGTCATTGAAAAAATCTCTTGGGTTGTTCCCGGATTCCATCCCAACATCGCAAGCATATTTGCGAAAGCCTCCGGAAAAAAACCACTTTCCTTGTAACCAATATATTGCTCACCGGTACTTGGATCATTCCAATTTAATGGAAACATGGGCAATCCGGATTTATCACGTTTCGATAATTTTCCATTCCCGTCCGGTTTTAAAATCAATGGCAAATGGGCCAATTGTGGCATTTTATCTTCCCATCCTAAATATCTATAAATAAGTATGTGCGCCGGAGCCGATGGTAACCACTCCTCCCCTCTTACTGCATGCGAAATCTCCATAAGGAAATCGTCAACAATGTGTGCCAAGTGATAGGTAGGCATGCCATCGCTTTTTAGTAAAACCTTATCATCTACCTGCGACGAATTAACCAGCACCCATCCGCGAATAATATCGTGAAAACGAATTTCCTCATTCCTAGGAACCTTTAATCGAATTACAAAAGGAACCTTGTTTTGCATCAGTTTATTAACCTCGTCTTCGCTTAACGTAAGTGAATTGCGCATACTTTGACGCGAAACAGAATTGTATTGTGGTGCAGCAACTTTAGCAGCCTCTAAACGTTTGCGCATTGCGTCCAACTCTTCGGCAGTATCAAATGCATAATAAGCGTGTCCGCTTTTCACCAATTGATCGGCATACTGCTGATAAATTCCTTTTTCTTTACGCTCGCTTTGGCGGTAAGGAGCATGTGGTCCTCCTACACCTACACCCTCGTCTATTTTAATTCCGGTCCATTGTAAAGCGGCAATAATATACTCCTCGGCACCTTTAACAAAGCGGGTTTGATCAGTATCTTCTATTCGAAGCAAAAAATCGCCTCCGTGTTTTTTAGC containing:
- the folB gene encoding dihydroneopterin aldolase; protein product: MGQIVIEGIKLYCYHGCMEEEAKIGANYSVDITIDYNFSAASSTDILAKTIDYVVIYDIVKKQMAIRSKLLEHVGKRIYDAIMRHYKTIDKLIVAVSKLNPPMNGNVDRVTVLIDN
- a CDS encoding lactate utilization protein — translated: MKTESKFFEAIESIAFNKEHKALLQQKLSTCVNHTTIAKAFYSDLELARTRAAFLKSKTLDNLDKYLIEFESNFIKRGAKVIWAQDKDEAIKEIAKLIEKKSAKVIAKNRALIAEEIDIANQLQINNTKCVESDIGNYIQKLAGEVSYHPIFPTLHQSQKNIAQLINSELTSENSSNSRDIAALICLKIKQQLKEAEIALMGVNFLIADTGSAVIIENEANSAQLASLTKTQVFLAGIEDIIPSINELDLFIHLYGTYSNGSASYPYTHIISGQKQNDETTGPDDVYVVLIDNGRSDVLAQTNQRSALSCLRCGACYNVCPVYRTIGGHAYQTVYNGPIGAVITPLMQGREEYKYLSYATVSSQELIAACPVKIDCAKLVQHNRTESIKLAPPGKTEKLSIFFWKTAMLKRSNMDKGGAKLKNFMMRQFYKKSWGDRREMPQVATKSFNQLWRERKGIK